In one window of Canis lupus baileyi chromosome 34, mCanLup2.hap1, whole genome shotgun sequence DNA:
- the ZNF804A gene encoding zinc finger protein 804A — MECYYIVISSTRLRNGHFRNIKGVFRGPLSKNGTKTLDYAEKENTIAKALEDLKANFYCELCDKQYYKHQEFDNHINSYDHAHKQRLKELKQREFARNVASKSRKDERKQEKALQRLHKLAELRKETVCAPGSGPMFKSTTVTVKENCSEISQRVVVDPVNNQEDFKYTLIHSEETTKDVTTVAADPESANNHTAKNNQRGDQAQGIHRHKIGFSFAFPKKASVKLESSAAAFSEYNDDASVEKGFSRKSRFVPGACHLQLSSPTDVLLSSEEKANSFHPPEGTCADKESAQTQEMKEVSSEKDTFLLPSLCQFPRPLSSDVDNCQNSVPLADQIPLEDAIINEDVPMSDNGSGVSGRKSTGLDLASDGASLQATTEENGKDRGASVVEGANKDYGPEMMSTPSNSEEENITLHKKSDLGKRPCEPFVPVLNKDGSTVLQWPSEMLSYTATQPPVSYSCNPLCFDFKATKLNSNLDKNKLPSTDPPFQQKAEDICKRPVSESKSVSPAGHAGLPDGDVGGAGHECSRVAPLLVDDTPSNSCRSGKNETPGQRKRSVSCRIRKTKKYKLTRNQVEQDTLDEKYTTTRSKGTHEHWFRKSRRKKKRKKLCQRHRGEKTKEPEIHFKVESGSTYTDPTGKNPPETSWGQRQVAAGQPSDSHQLPGKRPKPWSPSFSDKEGVGRAAGAGCPSREARSSRHQCARDAVALDVASSPGARAGRRSPATCGAPCGWRPGPPTCDPLPRGQAPPGPHSQAVKRGYHSLLSEPERPHRKRRPHSSYSSDESLSRRPSRSPEEMLRAPRASGPRKPKRKRRRKRGSRFHVGSEAPDLREEGGSPSRGDSPLGPRDEAVSEASNGETKPQGGAGAARRAERAGAAGAAGAVRAAGAACIAGAAGTASAAGTARAAGAASIAGAVRASGAAGAAGAAGTSGIAGAAHAVGAASIAGAASIAGAAGAPVAAGTAGAAEARPASPPGGPLPPEARGCPEQVPTGAAPAGPALASPELAAVYAAGAPSEAALGLAPVGRRGRGAGRSAPGERSPLQAPGGGGGGCRQRPPGRLPAGILGAQDGPPVAAAEPVLAPLAWPEAALLVPVEPLRKLRRLPCELGPHLAPGLLAAKVKLAPAGPPPALGPLHAAPFKALPPPPGPGLARPPLPLVALGLPPLAAPPLPVLPASALPAPLACPALPRALFPSLLPPHAAVIPLQPLF; from the exons AGGCTCAAAGAACTGAAACAAAGGGAATTTGCTCGAAATGTAGCATCTAAATCcaggaaagatgaaagaaaacaggaaaaggcaCTCCAACGCCTGCACAAGCTGGCCGAGCTAAGAAAGGAAACTGTGTG CGCTCCTGGAAGTGGCCCCATGTTCAAGTCAACAACTGTTACTGTGAAAGAAAATTGTAGTGAGATTTCCCAAAGAGTTGTCGTGGATCCGGTTAATAACCAGGAAGATTTCAAATACACTCTGATTCATAGTGAAGAGACTACTAAAGATGTTACCACCGTCGCTGCAGATCCAGAAAGCGCGAATAATCATACAGCAAAAAATAACCAACGTGGGGATCAAGCCCAAGGAATTCACAGACACAAAATTGGCTTTTCTTTCGCATTTCCGAAGAAAGCGTCCGTAAAGCTGGAGTCCTCAGCTGCAGCCTTCTCTGAATACAATGATGATGCCTCTGTGGAAAAAGGATTTAGCAGAAAAAGTAGATTTGTCCCTGGTGCCTGTCATCTTCAACTATCTTCACCAACAGATGTGCTTTTGAGTTCTGAGGAGAAAGCTAACTCTTTCCATCCACCAGAAGGAACGTGTGCGGACAAAGAAAGTGCTCAAACTCAAGAGATGAAAGAAGTTTCTAGTgagaaagatacatttttattaccTTCACTTTGCCAGTTTCCACGCCCTTTATCTTCTGATGTAGATAATTGCCAAAACTCAGTCCCATTGGCAGATCAAATACCCCTGGAAGATGCTATTATTAATGAAGACGTGCCTATGAGCGATAACGGTTCCGGGGTGTCAGGAAGGAAGTCTACAGGCCTTGACTTAGCGAGTGATGGTGCGTCCTTGCAGGCTACCACAGAGGAAAATGGTAAGGACAGGGGGGCGTCTGTAGTTGAAGGTGCGAATAAAGATTATGGTCCTGAGATGATGTCGACCCCTTCAAATTCTGAAGAGGAAAACATAACCTTACATAAAAAATCAGATTTAGGGAAGAGACCGTGTGAGCCGTTCGTACCCGTACTCAACAAGGACGGGTCCACAGTCCTTCAGTGGCCATCAGAGATGCTGAGTTACACAGCCACTCAGCCACCCGTGTCCTACAGCTGCAATCCTCTCTGTTTTGACTTCAAGGCCACCAAATTAAACAGCAACCTAGATAAAAATAAGCTGCCCTCAACTGACCCTCCTTTCCAGCAGAAGGCAGAAGACATTTGCAAGAGACCGGTTTCCGAAAGCAAGAGCGTGTCTCCGGCAGGACATGCAGGACTCCCTGATGGTGACGTCGGAGGGGCCGGACATGAGTGCTCCCGAGTCGCTCCTCTTTTGGTCGATGACACTCCCTCCAATAGCTGCAGATCTGGGAAAAATGAGACTCCgggtcagaggaagagaagtGTTTCCTGTaggatcagaaaaacaaaaaaatacaagctCACCAGGAACCAGGTGGAACAGGACACTCTGGACGAGAAATACACCACCACAAGGTCGAAGGGTACCCACGAACACTGGTTCCgtaaaagcagaaggaagaagaagaggaaaaagttgTGCCAGCGTCACCGCGGGGAGAAAACCAAAGAACCAGAAATTCACTTCAAGGTGGAATCGGGAAGTACTTACACTGACCCCACTGGGAAAAATCCGCCGGAAACCAGTTGGGGACAGCGGCAGGTGGCTGCAGGGCAGCCCTCGGACTCCCATCAGTTACCTGGGAAAAGGCCCAAGCCCTGGTCCCCGAGCTTCAGCGACAAGGAGGGCGTGGGTCGAGCCGCGGGCGCCGGATGCCCCAGCAGGGAGGCCCGCAGCTCCAGGCATCAGTGCGCAAGGGACGCGGTGGCCCTGGACGTGGCATCCAGTCCCGGGGCGCGCGCGGGGAGGCGCAGCCCAGCCACCTGCGGGGCGCCCTGCGGCTGGAGGCCCGGGCCGCCCACCTGTGACCCGCTCCCCAGGGGCCAggcgccccccggcccccacaGCCAGGCCGTCAAGAGGGGCTACCACTCCCTCCTCAGCGAGCCCGAGCGGCCCCACCGAAAGCGCAGGCCACACTCCTCTTACTCCTCGGACGAAAGCTTAAGTCGACGACCCAGTCGCTCGCCCGAGGAGATGCTGAGAGCGCCCCGCGCCTCGGGCCCCCGGAAACCCAAGAGGAAGCGCCGGAGGAAAAGAGGCAGCAGGTTCCACGTGGGGTCGGAGGCTCCCGACCTGCGGGAGGAAGGGGGGTCTCCCAGCAGAGGCGATTCCCCCTTAGGCCCCCGGGATGAGGCCGTAAGCGAAGCCTCAAACGGGGAAACTAAGCCACAGGGCGGTGCGGGAGCTGCGCGGAGGGCAGAGCGCGCGGGTGCAGCGGGTGCAGCGGGGGCAGTGCGTGCAGCAGGTGCAGCGTGTATAGCAGGTGCAGCGGGTACAGCAAGTGCAGCAGGTACAGCGCGTGCAGCGGGTGCAGCCAGTATAGCAGGTGCAGTGCGTGCATCAGGTGCAGCGGGTGCAGCGGGTGCAGCAGGTACATCGGGTATAGCGGGTGCAGCGCATGCAGTAGGTGCAGCGAGTATAGCGGGTGCAGCGAGTATAGCAGGTGCAGCAGGTGCACCGGTTGCAGCGGGTACAGCAGGTGCAGCAGAGGCCCGGCCCGCTTCGCCCCCCGGCGGCCCGCTGCCTCCCGAGGCCAGGGGGTGCCCCGAGCAGGTGCCGACGGGGGCCGCCCCCGCGGGACCTGCGCTCGCCTCCCCCGAGCTCGCCGCGGTCTACGCCGCCGGCGCCCCCTCGGAAGCCGCGCTGGGCCTCGCGCCGGTGGGACGCCGcggcaggggggcggggcggagcgccCCGGGCGAGCGCAGCCCCCTCCAggcgcccggcggcggcggcggcggctgcagaCAGCGTCCCCCGGGCCGGCTCCCCGCGGGCATCCTGGGCGCGCAGGACGGGCCCCCGGTGGCGGCCGCCGAGCCGGTCCTGGCGCCCCTGGCGTGGCCGGAGGCGGCGCTGCTGGTGCCGGTGGAGCCGCTGCGGAAGCTGCGCCGCCTGCCCTGCGAGCTGGGCCCGCACCTGGCGCCCGGGCTGCTGGCGGCCAAGGTGAAGCTGGCGCCGGCCGGGCCGCCCCCGGCGCTGGGCCCCCTGCACGCCGCGCCCTTCAAGGCGctgccgcccccgcccggcccgggccTCGCCAGGCCGCCCCTGCCGCTCGTCGCCCTGGGCCTCCCGCCGCTGGCCGCGCCGCCCCTGCCCGTGCTCCCGGCCTCGGCGCTGCCCGCCCCGCTGGcctgcccggccctgccccgcgcgctcttcccctccctgctgcccccgcACGCGGCCGTCATCCCGCTGCAGCCGCTCTTCTAG